GCGCTCGAGGAAAGCTGCCTGCTGCTCGGCCTCCAGCGGCTGCAAAAACGGCAGCAACGCCGTGGATTTGAACCACTCCACCACCGCTGCGGCATTCTCCAGTACGTGGAAGTAAGTGGTGCGCCAGATATCCAGCTCACTGGCCTGAGTGCTAAGGATGTCGTAGTAAGCCTGCGCGCTGTGCCGCTCGGTATGGCGCACCTCGCAGATCTGCGCTGCCCATGGTCCATCTGCCGCCACCTCACGAGCCAGGCGATGCGCAGGTTCCTGCAAGTTGTCCGGGGTCTGGATCGCCAGCCAGCCACCGGGCGCCAGTTGCGCGAGCAATCTCGGATACAGCCGAGCATGGTCCGGCAACCACTGCAGCGAGGCATTGGCCAGGATCAGTTGCGGCGCGTGCTCGGCTTGCCAGTGCTGGATATCCATCAGTTGAAAGGTCACCTGGGGCAGCCGCTCACGCGCTGCGCGCAGCATGTCTGCGCTGCTGTCGATAGCGATCACCCGTGCCTTGGGCACATGCGCCTGCAACACGGCAGTGGAGTTGCCGAGACCACAGCCGAGATCGACGGCCAACTCGATACCCTCACGTGGCACCGCCGCCAGCACGTCATGGACCGGGCGCGTGCGCTGGCGTTCGAACAGGGAATATTGTCGGGCAGACCAACTCATCGGCACCTCCGCAGCACAATCGACTGGCGCAGAGTAACAGGCGACAAGAGACTCGGCGCATCAGCAATTTTCCGCTGCATGGACGCACATACCTGGCGGTTTTCCGCCATGCGCTGTGCGCCATTTCACAGTGCTTTTCTCAGCCCTGAAAGCCTGGCGGGAATTCGCCATACTGGCACAAGCCTTGCGGTAACAAGGCACGCTCTAAACTGTCGACGCGGCTGGCCATAGCCCTCCAGCAGAACCGTGGAGCAACCAACACGAGGCACCCACGGGTGTCGCAACCGACAAGAACAAAAGGAAGCAGTATGTTCAATTCAGCCCGCGCCCTGGCCGCTTGTGCCCTGGCGATAGCCTCTTTCGGTACCAACCTCGCACTGGCCGATGAACCTATCCTGATCAAGTTTTCCCATGTTGTCGCCGACACCACCCCGAAGGGTCAGGGCGCACTGCTGTTCCAGCAACTGGTCGAGGAGCGCCTGGGCGGCAAGGTCAAGGTCGAGGTTTACCCCAACTCCAGCCTCTACGGCGACGCCAACGAACTGGAAGCACTGCGCAACAACGAGGTGCAATTACTGGCGCCGTCCCTGGCCAAGTTCGACCAGTACACCAAACAGTTGCAGGTGTTCGACCTGCCGTTCCTGTTCGATGATCTCGAAGCAGTCAATCGCTTCCAGAAGCGCGCCAAGGGCCGCCAACTGCTGCGCTCGATGGAAGATCACAATATCGTCGGCCTGGCTTACTGGCACAACGGCATGAAGCAACTGTCTGCCACCCGCGCCTTGCACAGCCCAGGCGATGCCAATGGTCTGAACTTCCGTATCCAGCCGTCAGCGGTGCTGGAGGCGCAATTCCGGCAAGTTGGCGCAAATAGTCAGAAACTGCCCTTCTCGGAAGTATTCAAGGCCCTGCAGAGCGGTCAGGTACAGGGTGCGGAAAATCCCTGGTCGAATATCTACAGCCAGAAACTGCACGAAGTGCAGCCTTTCATCAGCGAAACCAACCATGGCGTACTGGACTACATGCTGGTGAGCAACTCTCGCTTCTGGTACGGCATTCCGCATCAGGTTCGTGTGGAGCTGGAAGCCATCATCGATGAAGTCACCTACATGGTGAACAAGCAGGCAGAAGCGGCCAATCAGACCGACCGTCAGCGCATCATCGACTCCGGCAAATCCCAGCTCATCACCCTCACCCCAGAGCAACGTCAGGCCTGGCGTGATGCCATGCGCCCAGTGTGGGCACAGTTCGAGGGACAGATTGGTTCGGACGTACTCAAGGCAGCCGAAGCGGTCAATCGCAAGAAACGCCAATAAGCCATGGCCGGTATGGCGAAAACCGCCATGCCGGCGCTGTACCAGCCTCAGGGTTCTTGCTGACGCAACTGCTCCTGCTGCCACCCGCCACCCAGCGCAGCAATCAACTGCACACTGGCTGTCAGCCGGCTACCCAGCAGGGTGAGGTTGGTACGTTCGTTGTTCAGCGCGGTGGCCTGTACGGTAACCACGCTGTTGTAGTCGACGGTACCGGCGCGGTACTGGTTCTCGATCAGACGCAGCGACTCGCGCGCCGCATCCAACGCCTCCTGCTGCACCCCGCTCTCCTGCTCCAGCACGCGCAGCTGCACCAGGTAGTCCTCCACTTCGCGGAAGCTGTCCAGCACCGCCTGGCGGTATTGCGTCACAGTCTGATCATAGGCGGCTTCGCTGCGCTCCACCTCCGCGCGGCGCGCACCGCCGTCGAACAGCGTCAGCGCCAGTTGCGGGCCGAGTGACCAGAAGCGGTTGGGTACCTCGATCCAGTCGGCGAAGCTGCTGCCGCGATACCCCCCGCTGGCCGAGATCGTCAGATCGGGGAACCACGCAGCCTCGGCTACGCCTATCTGCGCGTTGGCCGCCATCACCCGGCGCTCGGCGGCGGCAACGTCAGGGCGGCGCTCGAGCAGCTGCGAAGGCAGCGCCACGGGCACCTCGGGCAATGCCGGCAGGCTTTCGCGCGGTGCGATGGACAGCTCGGCCGGGCTGACGCCGACCAGCACGGCAATGGCATGTTCGAGCTGCGCGCGCTGCCACTCGAGATCAATCGCCTGCGCCTGCGTGCTCTTGAGCTGAGTGGTGGCCTGGGTCACGTCGGACTTGGGCACGATGCCGGCTCGATACTGGTTCTCGGTCAGGCGCAGCGAGCGTGCGTAAGCGGCCACTGTCGCGTCGAGCAGGCGCTTCTGTTCGTCGAGAATGCGCAGTTGCAGGTAGTTCTGCACCAGTTCGCTCTGCAGGCTCAGGCGCGCAGCGGCAAGGTCGGCGGCGCTGGCCTCGAATTCGGCGCGGCTGGCCTCCAGGCCCCGGCGCAGCTTGCCCCAGAGATCCAGCTCCCAGGCTGCATTGAGGCTGAGATCGTAGCTCTTGGAAATGCTCGAGGCACCGGAGCCACCAACAGTGACGCCATCGGCGGTACGGATGGTGCTGTCACCGCCACCCTGCCCGGCCCGCGTCACCCCGGCGCTACCGGACAGGGTCGGGTAGAAGCTGGCACGCGCACCGCGCACCAGTGCGCGCGCCTGACGGTACTGGGCCTCGGCAGCCGCCAGGTTCTGGTTGGACACATGCAGGCGCTCGACCAGGGCATCGAGTTCGACATCGCCATACAGTGCCCACCAATTGCCACGCTCCAGCGCGTCAGCAGGGGCCGCACTCTTCCAGCCCTCGACCTGCTTGAACTGCGCAGGCGCCGCCAGATCGGGGCGCTGATAGTCAGGCCCGAGGGTGCAGCCACCCAGTACGCCGGCCAGCAGCAGGGAGACGAATGTTCGGGCAAAGGGAGCTCGGGTCATAGCGGAGTTTCCAACGAGGCATCGGTACGCACGCCGCGCCAGCGGTTGACGCGATGGCGCAGGCGGTCGAAGTAGAGGTAGACCACCGGAGTGGTGTAAAGCGTCAGCACCTGGCTCAGCACCAGACCACCGACGATGGTGATACCCAGCGGCTGGCGCATTTCCGAACCTTCGGCACTGCCCAGCACCAGCGGCAAGGCACCGAGAATCGCAGCCAGAGTGGTCATCAGGATTGGCCTGAAGCGCAACAGACAGGCCTGACGAATGGATTCCTGCGGGCTCAGGCGCTCGCCGCGCTCCAGTTGCAGGGCCAGATCGACCATCAGGATGGCGTTCTTCTTGACGATACCGATCAGCAGGAACAGGCCCAGCAGCGAGATCAGGCTGAACTCCATGCCTACCAGCTGCAGCGCCAGCAAGGCGCCAACGCCGGCCGACGGCAAGGTCGAAAGAATGGTCAGCGGATGTACGTAGCTCTCGTAGAGCACGCCCAACACGATATACACCACCACCAGTGCCAGCAGGATCATCAGCGGCTGATTGCCCTGGGTCTGCTGGAAGGCCGCACCGGTGCCGCCCAGCATGC
This region of Pseudomonas wenzhouensis genomic DNA includes:
- the tam gene encoding trans-aconitate 2-methyltransferase, yielding MSWSARQYSLFERQRTRPVHDVLAAVPREGIELAVDLGCGLGNSTAVLQAHVPKARVIAIDSSADMLRAARERLPQVTFQLMDIQHWQAEHAPQLILANASLQWLPDHARLYPRLLAQLAPGGWLAIQTPDNLQEPAHRLAREVAADGPWAAQICEVRHTERHSAQAYYDILSTQASELDIWRTTYFHVLENAAAVVEWFKSTALLPFLQPLEAEQQAAFLERYQAAIAEAYPAQADGRVLLPFPRLFLVARR
- a CDS encoding TRAP transporter substrate-binding protein; this encodes MFNSARALAACALAIASFGTNLALADEPILIKFSHVVADTTPKGQGALLFQQLVEERLGGKVKVEVYPNSSLYGDANELEALRNNEVQLLAPSLAKFDQYTKQLQVFDLPFLFDDLEAVNRFQKRAKGRQLLRSMEDHNIVGLAYWHNGMKQLSATRALHSPGDANGLNFRIQPSAVLEAQFRQVGANSQKLPFSEVFKALQSGQVQGAENPWSNIYSQKLHEVQPFISETNHGVLDYMLVSNSRFWYGIPHQVRVELEAIIDEVTYMVNKQAEAANQTDRQRIIDSGKSQLITLTPEQRQAWRDAMRPVWAQFEGQIGSDVLKAAEAVNRKKRQ
- a CDS encoding efflux transporter outer membrane subunit — protein: MTRAPFARTFVSLLLAGVLGGCTLGPDYQRPDLAAPAQFKQVEGWKSAAPADALERGNWWALYGDVELDALVERLHVSNQNLAAAEAQYRQARALVRGARASFYPTLSGSAGVTRAGQGGGDSTIRTADGVTVGGSGASSISKSYDLSLNAAWELDLWGKLRRGLEASRAEFEASAADLAAARLSLQSELVQNYLQLRILDEQKRLLDATVAAYARSLRLTENQYRAGIVPKSDVTQATTQLKSTQAQAIDLEWQRAQLEHAIAVLVGVSPAELSIAPRESLPALPEVPVALPSQLLERRPDVAAAERRVMAANAQIGVAEAAWFPDLTISASGGYRGSSFADWIEVPNRFWSLGPQLALTLFDGGARRAEVERSEAAYDQTVTQYRQAVLDSFREVEDYLVQLRVLEQESGVQQEALDAARESLRLIENQYRAGTVDYNSVVTVQATALNNERTNLTLLGSRLTASVQLIAALGGGWQQEQLRQQEP